A window of Synechococcus sp. MEDNS5 contains these coding sequences:
- a CDS encoding serine protease inhibitor, with amino-acid sequence MSSQNSMLPRREPIRRAHAVGRQDTGLLRGVMAAAAAALVSGAFLLAPEQPEQQASICQQHHSVDACRVW; translated from the coding sequence GTGTCATCCCAGAACTCCATGCTGCCGCGTCGTGAGCCGATCCGCAGGGCTCATGCCGTAGGTCGTCAGGACACTGGCCTGCTGCGTGGTGTGATGGCCGCCGCAGCGGCTGCACTGGTAAGCGGAGCTTTTCTGCTGGCTCCAGAGCAGCCGGAGCAGCAGGCTTCAATCTGCCAACAGCATCACTCAGTGGATGCCTGCCGGGTTTGGTGA
- a CDS encoding HNH endonuclease translates to MHNRDAVFLEDLCPKLRVRRWRQSLHTYTGKSCIYCGKPSESIDHVLPRSRGGLSITENCVPACLSCNGHKSDADAFDWYRRQRFYDPRRAMAIRAWMDGDLRLALRLLQWAQPDLQQTTANATNADSPLTNPQDDSDWAFQAA, encoded by the coding sequence ATGCACAACAGAGATGCAGTCTTTCTCGAAGATCTCTGTCCTAAATTACGTGTCCGAAGGTGGCGTCAATCACTCCATACTTACACCGGCAAAAGCTGTATTTATTGCGGCAAACCTTCTGAATCAATCGATCATGTATTGCCGAGAAGTCGCGGCGGGCTAAGCATTACTGAAAATTGCGTACCCGCTTGTTTATCCTGCAACGGTCACAAATCAGATGCTGATGCATTCGATTGGTATCGGCGTCAGCGTTTCTATGATCCGCGCCGTGCCATGGCGATCCGAGCCTGGATGGATGGCGATCTGCGCCTGGCACTGCGCTTGCTGCAGTGGGCCCAACCTGATCTTCAACAAACAACTGCCAACGCCACAAACGCAGACTCGCCTTTAACCAATCCACAAGACGACAGCGACTGGGCCTTCCAGGCGGCCTGA
- a CDS encoding DEAD/DEAH box helicase, which translates to MGRIRPRGLWRGSSLGWEFPLAAAETLLERFGKRFRVDEELLRWLHWHRHPLPPLPHHRELIAHADLNQPLADGRRPLPHQRSGARWLLARRGALLTDEMGLGKTLTALLAARALVRVVPLRLLVVAPVGLHPHWQREASAVDLEVCLHSWARLPSDLPEAGTIMVVDEAHYAQTMQAQRTQALLRLARHPRLRAIWMLTGTPVRNGRPIQLYPLLAAIDHPLARDQRSFEEMFCQGHWSERGGQRRWRVDGASRLEELRRLTRPLVLHRRKQQVLGLPPKRRSFQSVALESTQARGMDHRLALVVEDYRRRVRAGVVRSDAESLAVLTSLRLIAAEFKLPAAERLVQHLRSQGESVVLFSSFVAPLMLLQQRLGGELLTGRQKPEERQMAVDRFQDGSTDLLLATYGAGGLGFTLHRARQVVLLERPWTPGDVDQAEDRCHRLGMDGELVSHWLQLGPADQLVDGLVASKASRIELLMGARRVSVERQSLPAMVARSLQDC; encoded by the coding sequence ATGGGTCGCATTCGTCCTCGTGGGCTGTGGCGGGGGTCATCCTTGGGCTGGGAATTTCCGCTCGCGGCTGCAGAGACCCTGCTGGAGCGTTTTGGTAAACGCTTTCGTGTGGATGAGGAGCTCCTGCGCTGGCTGCATTGGCATCGTCATCCCTTACCGCCTTTGCCACACCACCGCGAGTTGATCGCTCATGCTGATCTGAATCAACCGTTGGCAGATGGCCGCCGGCCTCTTCCCCATCAGCGCTCCGGTGCCCGTTGGCTGCTCGCCCGTCGGGGAGCGCTTCTGACCGACGAGATGGGGCTCGGTAAAACCCTCACGGCCCTGTTGGCAGCGCGAGCGCTTGTGCGTGTGGTCCCTCTGCGCCTGCTGGTTGTGGCTCCAGTAGGGCTGCATCCCCATTGGCAACGGGAAGCGTCGGCCGTTGATCTTGAGGTGTGCTTGCACAGCTGGGCACGCCTGCCGAGCGACCTTCCCGAAGCAGGAACCATCATGGTGGTGGATGAAGCGCACTACGCCCAGACGATGCAGGCGCAGCGCACCCAGGCTCTGCTGCGGTTAGCCCGCCATCCGCGCTTGCGTGCGATTTGGATGCTGACGGGAACTCCCGTTCGCAACGGCAGACCGATTCAGCTTTACCCCCTGCTCGCTGCGATCGACCATCCTCTCGCTCGTGATCAGCGCTCCTTTGAGGAGATGTTTTGTCAGGGCCACTGGAGCGAACGGGGAGGACAGCGACGTTGGCGCGTGGATGGAGCCAGTCGTCTCGAGGAGTTGCGACGTCTGACCAGGCCACTGGTGCTTCATCGCCGCAAGCAGCAGGTGCTGGGTCTGCCTCCGAAGCGTCGCTCCTTTCAATCTGTGGCACTGGAGTCCACGCAGGCCCGTGGAATGGACCATCGGCTTGCCTTGGTGGTCGAGGACTATCGCCGTCGGGTCAGGGCCGGAGTTGTGCGTTCCGATGCCGAATCACTTGCGGTGTTGACGTCATTGCGTTTGATTGCCGCGGAATTCAAGTTGCCGGCGGCTGAACGGCTCGTGCAACACCTGCGGTCGCAGGGTGAATCCGTTGTGCTGTTCAGCTCATTTGTGGCGCCCCTCATGCTGTTGCAGCAACGTTTGGGTGGGGAGTTGCTCACCGGTCGGCAGAAACCGGAGGAGCGTCAGATGGCTGTGGATCGCTTTCAGGACGGATCGACGGATCTGCTGCTGGCGACCTACGGAGCTGGTGGCCTGGGATTCACGCTTCACAGGGCCCGTCAGGTGGTGCTGTTGGAGCGCCCCTGGACTCCTGGCGATGTCGATCAGGCCGAGGATCGCTGCCATCGGCTGGGAATGGATGGAGAACTCGTCAGCCATTGGCTTCAACTCGGTCCAGCGGACCAACTCGTGGATGGACTGGTGGCCAGCAAAGCCAGTCGTATCGAGCTGCTGATGGGTGCGCGACGGGTGAGTGTTGAACGTCAGTCGTTGCCGGCAATGGTGGCCCGCAGTTTGCAGGACTGCTGA
- a CDS encoding DUF6554 family protein, which yields MASLPMRLALLLPMAGMLWSAAPAQAAANGPAGKGAQVYCYMRSNGNNHNVSWEASYALIKRQGSGLFKTSPKHAAVMITEAVVEDPGNFPDCGRYLGDLFGRSGRASASPQATSSSSGSEEIPNWDADDRYSY from the coding sequence ATGGCCAGCCTCCCCATGCGCCTTGCCCTGCTGCTGCCAATGGCAGGCATGCTGTGGTCAGCGGCTCCAGCTCAGGCCGCAGCCAACGGTCCTGCCGGTAAAGGTGCGCAGGTTTACTGCTACATGCGCAGCAACGGCAACAACCACAACGTGAGCTGGGAAGCCTCCTACGCGCTGATCAAGAGGCAAGGAAGCGGCCTGTTCAAAACTTCCCCCAAACATGCGGCTGTGATGATCACCGAAGCAGTGGTTGAAGATCCTGGCAACTTCCCTGATTGCGGCAGATACCTCGGCGATCTGTTCGGTCGATCAGGCCGTGCATCCGCTTCCCCCCAAGCAACCAGCAGCTCCAGTGGCAGCGAAGAGATCCCCAACTGGGATGCTGATGATCGTTACAGCTACTGA
- a CDS encoding AbrB family transcriptional regulator codes for MASPLTLLVYVLAGTIFGLLALKTGLPAAPLAGALIGAALVSTSGRVEVAEWPNGTRTALQIGIGTVIGTGLTRASLDQLQDLWRPAVLITVTLVLTGIVIGLWTSRLLGVDPLITLLGAAPGGISGMSLVGADYGVGAAVAALHAVRLITVLLVLPLVVKLLAPLGLGNS; via the coding sequence TTGGCTTCTCCGTTAACCCTGCTGGTCTACGTCCTGGCAGGCACGATTTTTGGATTGCTGGCACTCAAAACAGGGCTTCCTGCGGCGCCGCTCGCCGGAGCTCTGATCGGAGCCGCCCTGGTAAGCACGAGTGGGCGCGTGGAGGTGGCGGAGTGGCCCAACGGCACGCGAACGGCTCTGCAGATCGGCATCGGCACTGTGATCGGCACTGGTCTGACCCGGGCCTCCCTCGATCAACTGCAGGATCTCTGGAGACCTGCGGTGCTGATCACGGTGACCCTGGTGCTCACCGGGATTGTGATCGGTCTGTGGACCAGCAGACTCTTGGGGGTGGACCCCTTGATCACCTTGCTGGGTGCGGCGCCCGGAGGCATCAGTGGCATGAGTCTGGTCGGCGCTGATTACGGGGTTGGAGCAGCCGTGGCAGCACTGCATGCCGTCCGGCTGATCACGGTGCTTCTGGTGCTGCCCCTGGTGGTGAAATTGCTGGCGCCACTGGGCCTCGGCAATTCCTGA
- a CDS encoding alanine--glyoxylate aminotransferase family protein: MQDKLTLMIPGPTPVPETVLKAMGRHPIGHRSGEFQAVVERTNAQLRWLHQTSSDVLVITGSGTAAMEAGIINTLSRGDRVLCGDNGKFGERWVKVARAYGLEVDVIKADWGQPLDPDAFRKALEADTDKAIKAVILTHSETSTGVINDLQTISSHVKAHGEALTIADCVTSLGATNVPMDAWGLDVVASGSQKGYMMPPGLSFVAMSDRAWAAYERSDLPKFYLDLGPYRKTAAKNSNPFTPAVNLYFALDAALEMMQAEGLEAIFARHARHRAAATAAMKAIGLPLFAAEGYGSPAITAVAPDGIDAEQLRKAVKERFDILLAGGQDHLKGHVFRIGHLGFVCDRDVLTAVAAIESVLQSLGLHKGTMGAGLSAASSALNS; the protein is encoded by the coding sequence GTGCAGGACAAGCTGACCCTGATGATTCCCGGGCCTACCCCGGTGCCCGAAACGGTGCTCAAGGCCATGGGACGACACCCGATCGGTCACCGCAGCGGGGAATTCCAGGCCGTGGTGGAGCGCACCAATGCCCAATTGCGCTGGCTGCATCAGACCAGCAGCGACGTGCTGGTGATCACCGGAAGCGGGACGGCAGCCATGGAAGCCGGCATCATCAACACCCTGAGCCGCGGCGATCGTGTGCTCTGCGGAGACAACGGCAAGTTCGGTGAACGCTGGGTGAAGGTGGCGCGGGCCTACGGACTCGAGGTGGACGTGATCAAGGCCGATTGGGGACAGCCTCTCGACCCCGACGCATTCCGCAAAGCGCTCGAGGCCGATACCGACAAAGCCATCAAGGCGGTGATCCTCACGCACTCCGAAACCTCCACCGGAGTGATCAACGACCTGCAGACCATCAGCAGCCATGTGAAGGCTCATGGTGAGGCGCTCACCATCGCCGACTGCGTCACGAGCCTTGGCGCCACCAACGTTCCCATGGATGCCTGGGGCTTGGACGTGGTGGCCTCAGGCTCCCAGAAGGGGTACATGATGCCCCCGGGCCTAAGCTTCGTGGCCATGAGCGATCGGGCCTGGGCCGCCTACGAACGGTCCGACTTGCCCAAGTTCTATCTGGATCTCGGTCCCTATCGGAAAACGGCGGCCAAGAACAGCAACCCGTTCACGCCAGCAGTGAATCTCTATTTCGCCCTGGATGCGGCTCTGGAGATGATGCAGGCGGAGGGACTGGAAGCGATCTTTGCCCGGCACGCACGCCATCGGGCCGCAGCGACTGCAGCGATGAAAGCCATCGGCCTACCGCTCTTCGCGGCTGAAGGCTACGGAAGCCCTGCAATCACAGCTGTGGCACCCGATGGGATCGATGCTGAGCAGCTTCGCAAAGCCGTCAAGGAGCGATTCGACATCCTGCTGGCTGGCGGTCAGGACCATCTCAAGGGTCATGTGTTCCGCATCGGCCATCTTGGATTTGTCTGTGATCGCGATGTGCTTACAGCTGTGGCCGCAATCGAATCAGTTCTGCAGTCTCTGGGTTTGCATAAAGGCACGATGGGAGCAGGGCTCAGTGCAGCATCTTCAGCACTGAACAGCTGA